From Aegilops tauschii subsp. strangulata cultivar AL8/78 chromosome 5, Aet v6.0, whole genome shotgun sequence:
cacaggatCTTACGAGTTCGGTGGCGTCATTGAGcgtcgtgggccagtagaatccgctgcggaacgccttgcccaccAAGGTGCGTGATGACGAGTGATGCCCACAGTCTCTGCCGTGTATGTTGCTTAATAGCTCGCACCCCTTCTTCCTAGAAATGCATCGCAAGGAAAAATCGGTTGGTCGCTTTCGGTAGAGCTCACCGTCCTCAATGCAGTAGGCAATGGCCTGCCGAGCGACGCGCTCcgcgtcttcctccttctccggcagggtTCCCTGAAGCAAGTATGCCTTGAACTCTTcagtccagcacccctcctgagacTCGGGCGCGAGGAGCAGGCGGGCCCCTAAGGTCGGGTTGCAGGCGGGGGCTCCCGAGGTTGGTGCTGGGGGGAGCTCCTCCTGAGGCGGTGTCGGCTCTACAGCAGGATGGGCTACCGAAGGCTTGAAGAGCCACTCCTCGAAGATGCGGGCCTCTTGAGGCTGGCGCTTAGACGCTCTCTTGGCGAtatcgtcggcttccttgttcgtGCCGCGAGGCACCTGCTGCAGTTCTAGGCCCAAGAGTTGGTTTCTCAATTTTGCGTACCTCCACCAGATATGCCTCCATGTGTTCATCCTTCGGCTCttacactttgttggagaagttgatgaggagctgggagtcacccttgatggtgaggcgcctTACTCCCAAGGCTGACGCAGCCTTGAGACCGGCGATCAGGCCTTCGTACTCcgtgatgttgttggagaccttttCGTCATGCTGGAAGCAGAGCTACACGATGTAGTAGAGTTTGTCTTGAGTGGGTGAAatgagcacggctccagcccccgcgccatGTCGTGTGAaggcgccgtcgaagtacatgacccagccgtctggggCTTTGCTCCCCGGCGAGAGGGATCGGTCCTCGCCCGCTTCTGACCTTGGAGCATCGGTCCATTCCGCCATGAAGTCGGCGAGTGCAGcgcccttgatgaccctggtggtgctgaaaTTCAGCTGAAATGCCTGTAATTTGATGTTCCACTCGGTGACCCAACCCGTAGCGttggggctccggagcaccctctctactaggtaagctgagacgaccttgatggggtgcccttggaagtagtggcgcagctagCGCGAGGCGATGAGGAgtgcgagcaagagcttctgcgacatggggtagcgtgcccgcgcatcccgcagtaccgtgctgacaaagtacactgggtgctcgacTAGGGTGGAAGTGTTGGTGGAGTCCAAAACCTCCCGACGCTGGGGGACCTCAGGAGATTGGTCGTCTATCGGGGCAGCCGTGGCTTCAAGAGCGCCATCTTGAGGCTGCACCATCTCGACCGATCGCGCGGCAGGCCCTCGGCCTGGCGTTCCTCCCGAACGGCCACCAGCGCTGCACTGGCTGACTGAGGCATGGTGGCCAAGTAAAGCACCCGGGGCTCGAGAGGACGCGGCGCCACCATCGCCGGCAGGCTGGtaaggtatctcttgaggtcttggaatgCCGCAtcagcctccggagtccactcgaagGGGCCCTTATTTTTCATTAGCTTGAGGAATGGGAGGGCgtgctcccccagcttggagatgaagcaccCCAGCGAGGTCACGCAGCCTGCCAGCTTTTGCATCTCCTTGAGAGTCTGTGGTGGGATCATCTCTTCTATTGCCTTGACCTAATCTGGGTTCGCCTTGATTCCCCTGTGTGATACAAGAAAACCCAGCAACTTAccggaggggacgccaaacacacatttctccgggttgagccgcaggtccacctTGCGCAAGCTGGCAAATGTTTCCTCCAGATCCTGGATGAGGGTCCTAGCCTCCCGAGATttcaccactatgtcgtcgacgtaggcctcagcGTTCCTCCGGAGTTGCTGGCCCAGTGCGATGTGCATGAGTCGCTGGAAGGTTGCTCCAGTGTTAcacagcccgaacggcatgcaggtgtagcagtacaccccgcaggGGGTCAAGAAGGTGGTCTTCTCAATATCctgcaccgccatcttgatctggtggtagcctgagaagGCATCTAGAaaacacagcaggtcgcactcggtggTGGAGCCGACGATCTTATTGATGCGCGGGAGCGGGAATGGATCTTGAGGGCTAGccttgttaaggttggtgaagtcgacacacatgcgttcATTCCCGCCTTTCTTGGGAACAATGACCGGGTTCGCCAGCCACACCGGCTATCACACCTCATGAATGACACCAGCTTCTTGTCGTTTGCGGGTTTCCTGAACGAtaaaggactgcttctccgtcGACTGCCGCCGCACCTTCTGCTTCGCCGGGCGCACATTTGGGCACACCCACAGAATGTGCTCAATTATCCCCCTCGGGACCCCAACCAGTTGCCTGGGCTCCCAGGCGAAcacctccttgttcgcgcgcaggaAGTTCACCGATGCTTCTTCTTGGTCCGGTGCAAGGTTAGCAcgtatggtgaaggtggctcctgatgCCCCATTCTCGTCAACCGGCACCTGCTTCGTCTCTGCCCGATCTTGAGAGAATAGCTACTTCTTTCTTGCCGACGCAGCCCCTGGGACCTCAAGGGCCCCTTTCTCCTCCGGCCGCACTGCAGCCGCGGCCCTGAAGGCGAGCTTGAGAGCCACCAGCGCCTCCTTGGTGTCTCCGGCCATggtgaggacgccgctgcttcctggcatcttcatgaggttgtaggcaggGTGAGTtcccgccatgaacttggccaaggctgggtaccctaggatggcgttgtacgggagaccgatgcgggcgatgtcgaagtcaatgagctcggtgcggtagttgtcgcgggtgccgaaggtgacggggaggcggatttGCCCTAGGAGGCAAGTGGAGCCGTCGACGACTCCGGAGAAGGACTTGGTGGGGCGGAGCCAGCCGTGTGGTACGTGAAGCAAGCCAAAAGCTTCcacagagagcacgttgaggaCAGCCCCGCCATCGATGAGCGTCTTGGTTACCGCTACGTGGC
This genomic window contains:
- the LOC120964625 gene encoding uncharacterized protein, translated to MNTWRHIWWRYAKLRNQLLGLELQQVPRGTNKEADDIAKRASKRQPQEARIFEEWLFKPSVAHPAVEPTPPQEELPPAPTSGAPACNPTLGARLLLAPESQEGCWTEEFKAYLLQGTLPEKEEDAERVARQAIAYCIEDGELYRKRPTDFSLRCISRKKGCELLSNIHGRDCGHHSSSRTLVGKAFRSGFYWPTTLNDATELVRSCEACQFHAKQIH